From Methanobacterium spitsbergense, a single genomic window includes:
- a CDS encoding pseudomurein-binding repeat-containing protein encodes MFKYLVIWMFIKRGGGKIKRKLLLSVLLLFGMALLLNVNAVAATNGTTDNTIPEVTSIDPVDKAVVTNDKIIGVQFSEPVKYGNQWIELKNSYGQIKPIMKTISGNTLTITPKAPLAEGLTYNLILHTGSVKDLSGNSLSLYKSSLTVSRLSLAQMKDGISRAQNFYYSNNRLPTYVSYDTSKINITEFQKIIATQGLKINTSTQSTPKTIRVLIYNGKGAITSCVTGMKNALNSANINNLAHGYKFTYASSGIITPSVLTKYDLLVMPGGSSGRIYINSISSSAIKNFVYSGHGYLGICAGAYSGSQYVGGSGISYNGWGITPHVSSKVFNHEGNLLVSMTSSATQLLGSSGTLTLAHYNGPAMYGSGFTRFANYASGTNTGYAAIVGDTYGSGRSVLSGPHPELTPENPTLVAKLILWAVNVENTPTNTITPSQIGTAAKTVRAYYENNDKLPMYVTISGQQITMPGFLYLLTSSVINVNSGSSAAIALKTVGAPTAPKGTFSHGNLLKTEYIKIAENIRSYINTYKRAPNFIATSLGNIRYDSVIYMYSKLMNFYSTNQRLPNYVAI; translated from the coding sequence ATGTTCAAATATTTAGTTATTTGGATGTTTATCAAACGTGGAGGCGGTAAAATTAAGCGAAAATTGTTATTATCAGTGCTATTATTATTTGGAATGGCACTACTTTTGAATGTAAATGCTGTAGCAGCAACTAATGGAACAACAGACAATACAATACCTGAGGTAACATCTATTGACCCGGTTGACAAGGCTGTTGTTACAAATGATAAAATTATTGGTGTTCAATTCAGTGAACCTGTTAAATATGGAAACCAATGGATAGAACTTAAAAATAGTTATGGGCAGATTAAACCCATTATGAAAACTATCAGTGGTAATACATTAACTATTACACCGAAAGCACCATTAGCCGAAGGACTTACATATAATCTAATACTGCACACAGGCAGTGTTAAAGATTTATCCGGAAATAGTTTATCACTTTATAAATCCAGTTTAACTGTATCTAGATTGTCATTGGCTCAAATGAAGGATGGTATTTCCCGAGCTCAGAACTTCTACTACTCAAACAACAGACTACCCACCTACGTGAGTTACGATACCAGCAAGATAAACATAACAGAATTCCAAAAGATCATAGCAACACAGGGATTAAAGATCAATACTTCAACGCAATCAACTCCTAAAACAATAAGAGTGTTAATATATAATGGAAAAGGTGCAATAACAAGCTGTGTGACGGGTATGAAAAATGCTTTAAATTCTGCTAACATTAACAACCTTGCTCATGGATATAAGTTCACCTATGCATCGTCTGGAATAATTACTCCATCTGTTTTAACCAAATATGATCTTCTGGTAATGCCTGGCGGTTCAAGTGGTAGGATTTATATCAACAGTATCAGTTCTTCTGCGATAAAAAATTTTGTTTACAGCGGCCATGGATATCTTGGAATTTGTGCCGGGGCATATTCGGGTTCCCAGTATGTTGGTGGTAGTGGCATTAGCTACAATGGATGGGGAATTACACCTCATGTCAGCTCAAAAGTATTCAATCACGAAGGAAATCTTCTTGTTTCAATGACCAGTAGTGCCACTCAACTTTTAGGTTCCAGTGGTACATTAACCCTGGCCCACTACAATGGACCTGCGATGTATGGTAGTGGTTTTACAAGATTTGCAAACTATGCAAGTGGTACAAACACAGGTTATGCAGCCATAGTTGGTGACACTTACGGTAGTGGAAGATCTGTTTTAAGCGGACCACACCCAGAATTAACCCCAGAAAATCCTACTTTAGTGGCTAAACTTATATTATGGGCTGTTAATGTTGAGAACACACCAACCAATACCATTACACCGAGTCAGATTGGTACGGCTGCTAAAACAGTCAGAGCATATTATGAAAATAATGATAAGCTGCCAATGTACGTTACCATTTCTGGTCAGCAGATAACAATGCCTGGCTTTTTATACCTTTTAACATCTTCGGTTATAAATGTTAACAGCGGCAGTTCTGCTGCAATAGCATTGAAAACAGTTGGTGCACCCACAGCACCGAAAGGAACATTTAGCCACGGTAACCTACTGAAAACAGAGTACATTAAAATCGCGGAAAACATCAGATCATACATAAACACATATAAAAGAGCACCCAACTTTATTGCTACTTCTCTGGGTAACATACGCTATGATTCGGTTATCTACATGTACTCCAAATTAATGAATTTCTACAGTACAAATCAAAGATTACCTAACTACGTGGCAATTTAA
- the cobM gene encoding precorrin-4 C(11)-methyltransferase: MDGKVIFIGGGPGDPELLTLKAYNVIKKADVIIYAGSLVNRDVLNCAKNDSIIKNSASMNLDEILDLMEKSVKNGKLVARVHTGDPAIYGAIGEQIEGLKEKKISFEIIPGVSSFFAAAAALETELTLPEVSQTVIITRPEGRTPKPSAEAISKLAKHQATMCIFLGVQMIEDVVNDLLTHYKPETPAAVVQKASWPDEKIVKGTLNNISNKVHEAGITKTAMIVVGDVLDTEGITPSKLYDKEFTHEYRKGQLN, translated from the coding sequence ATGGATGGAAAGGTAATTTTCATTGGAGGAGGTCCTGGTGACCCTGAACTCCTTACATTAAAAGCTTATAATGTAATTAAAAAAGCTGATGTTATTATATACGCGGGATCCCTTGTTAACAGAGATGTTTTAAACTGTGCAAAAAATGATAGTATCATAAAAAACAGTGCATCAATGAACCTGGATGAGATATTGGATCTAATGGAGAAAAGTGTTAAAAATGGTAAATTAGTTGCTCGTGTCCATACAGGAGATCCAGCCATTTATGGTGCTATAGGTGAACAAATAGAAGGTTTGAAAGAGAAGAAGATATCATTTGAAATTATTCCCGGAGTAAGTTCATTTTTTGCTGCTGCAGCAGCTCTTGAAACTGAACTAACACTACCTGAAGTGTCTCAAACAGTTATAATAACAAGACCCGAAGGTAGAACTCCCAAACCATCTGCTGAGGCTATTTCGAAACTTGCTAAACATCAAGCTACTATGTGTATCTTTTTAGGAGTGCAGATGATTGAAGATGTGGTAAATGATCTTTTAACACATTACAAACCAGAAACACCCGCTGCAGTTGTTCAAAAAGCATCATGGCCTGATGAAAAAATTGTTAAGGGAACATTAAATAACATATCTAATAAAGTGCATGAAGCAGGAATTACTAAAACTGCCATGATTGTTGTGGGTGATGTACTTGATACAGAGGGGATCACACCATCCAAACTCTATGACAAGGAGTTCACACATGAATACAGGAAGGGTCAATTAAATTAG
- a CDS encoding DUF166 domain-containing protein, translated as MNIKIFILSSGDYGSRIINNIANRGFASSIVGLHEFSEDLPEFIDDFNNYIPKDLPECDLILSLGLKGDINMILTEIASKTGAKSAIVEIHDPAQLPIGLQREIEASSNGLKIVFAKPLCSLQPVGDKIIDEFAKYFGKPEIEIDGERFVKKINVIRGAPCGSTWYVAEKLEGIPLEDAELESGNKIHNYPCIASMATDSIVGDTILHLAGYKIKEAVKESLGFATRSAVVDESSCRGGEDCEHLCIDICPNVKIGGNTITVNDNGKAVINSASCGCCEICIRECPYGAIEIIEEKIDL; from the coding sequence ATGAATATAAAAATATTTATACTGAGTTCTGGTGATTATGGTTCCAGAATAATTAACAACATTGCAAACAGAGGATTTGCATCATCCATAGTAGGTTTACATGAATTTTCAGAAGATCTTCCAGAATTTATTGATGATTTTAATAATTACATACCTAAAGATCTACCAGAATGCGATCTTATACTCTCATTAGGACTTAAGGGGGATATAAATATGATATTAACAGAAATAGCCTCTAAAACCGGGGCTAAATCTGCTATAGTAGAGATACATGATCCTGCCCAATTACCCATTGGACTTCAAAGAGAGATAGAGGCCTCTTCAAATGGATTAAAGATAGTTTTTGCCAAACCTTTATGTTCCCTTCAACCAGTTGGTGACAAAATAATAGATGAATTTGCAAAGTATTTTGGAAAACCTGAAATTGAAATTGATGGAGAAAGGTTTGTAAAAAAAATAAATGTTATTAGAGGAGCTCCATGCGGTTCTACATGGTATGTGGCTGAAAAGCTTGAAGGTATCCCATTGGAAGATGCAGAATTAGAATCTGGAAACAAAATCCATAACTACCCATGTATAGCTTCCATGGCCACAGATTCTATTGTAGGTGATACAATATTACATCTTGCAGGCTATAAAATCAAGGAAGCTGTTAAGGAAAGTTTGGGATTTGCAACCAGATCAGCTGTTGTTGATGAGTCATCATGTAGGGGTGGTGAAGATTGCGAACATCTCTGTATTGATATTTGTCCTAATGTTAAAATTGGAGGCAATACCATTACTGTGAATGATAATGGTAAAGCTGTTATTAACTCTGCATCGTGTGGTTGTTGTGAAATATGTATCAGAGAATGTCCTTATGGTGCAATTGAAATAATTGAAGAAAAGATAGATTTATAG
- a CDS encoding right-handed parallel beta-helix repeat-containing protein, with product MQKKHTIKSQKLIFTLVFTLILLVVAMGAVSAADNPSDNQTSISVNHAIHTETSTYQNKSNKDLSNSTKSANKNVKDPQIWNNGVPVSRGGQPAGYNWGTIQNAINNALPGDTIMLENGVTFSGSGNTQISLTKNLNFDVLDGGTATIDGSGSRWGFIVHSGITATFNNIIFQNMFYILSGGALENDGGTLTVNNCIVKDNQAIIDGGAIYNHNNGNLNVNYCSIYNNRAGAGSGIYTTGSGTVNIANNQIYSNNNGDGTGICVNSGNPNIIGNNIYSNYWRGIYILSGNAAISNNNIHNNGHATRSGDGIHIDGGNPVITGNNIRNNAEDGIHADLFTGSSSNPLQIHYNSIVDNGEWGLHVMNGVYVNAIHNWWGTNAPNYIRQLLDPSHPRDIFEQRLSFSSQRVTWNPYLYLRIMANTPIYNGDTSTVTAYLTTDNNNNIAPGTVPDGTTVNISLTDGPYGSLTLPLTRTTTEGIATILFTANDPNAPHTQTVMATVDHQSVTTGILINPKAHVTMTKTNNGPVYVGQTGTFTVTISNNGPNDATDVTVTDPFITGFTYTPSIGTYDPGTGIWTIGTLANGASATLTITKNPMAPGDVGTIPNTATETQTTFNPTPITPQTSNLIINPVAHVTMTKTGNGPLNVGQTGIFTINIYNNGPNDAENIQVTDPVPSGFVLGSYSIGTYVGNVWTIPLLANGASATLTFNRVMTSDDAGTTKTNTATETQTTYNPTPITPQTATIYINNAVLSIIKTADKESYNVGNSAIYNIDVKNNGPDTATNVVVTDTLQSGLTYVSSTLGGIYNTLTQTITWNLASLASGQHFLPSFTATVNTGTQGQTITNTASAYSDQVTTPVISNPADINVNKAVLSISKISDKAKYNVGDSVVYNINVTNNGPDTATNVTVTDTLPYGMIYVNSTNGGMWDLVTRTITWTVGNLASSAHFMATVTATITASGGQSLVNTAQASNDQMDYSVSTMSSIYIKKCQLYVKVIPSFVNTTVGKIFTITYKVGNKGPDEANNVVMTFVIPNGLEFVSAFSPDSAQPTYDAATRILTWIIGDVPVGDPILKLNLKALKVGTCIVSSTLVSSTYSDQPVIVSGVTVNVQKKTNPHVNPENNTIGMQNTGAPILPLILAVLMAMVGIILPTRKK from the coding sequence GTGCAAAAAAAACATACAATAAAAAGCCAAAAACTTATTTTTACGCTTGTATTTACACTTATATTATTAGTGGTGGCTATGGGTGCTGTTTCTGCAGCAGATAACCCATCAGATAACCAAACTTCAATAAGTGTAAATCATGCTATACATACAGAAACTTCAACTTATCAAAACAAAAGCAATAAAGATCTATCAAACTCAACAAAATCAGCAAATAAAAATGTAAAAGATCCTCAAATATGGAACAATGGAGTTCCTGTATCTCGAGGAGGACAACCTGCAGGATATAACTGGGGAACAATACAAAACGCGATAAATAATGCACTTCCGGGCGATACTATAATGCTGGAAAATGGAGTGACATTTAGTGGATCAGGTAATACTCAAATTAGTCTAACAAAAAACTTGAACTTTGATGTTTTAGATGGAGGTACAGCTACTATTGACGGTAGCGGTAGTAGATGGGGTTTTATAGTTCATAGCGGCATTACAGCCACTTTCAACAATATCATATTCCAAAACATGTTCTATATCCTTAGTGGTGGAGCATTAGAAAATGATGGTGGAACACTTACTGTTAACAACTGTATCGTGAAAGACAATCAGGCAATAATAGATGGTGGAGCTATCTATAATCATAACAATGGTAACCTGAATGTGAATTACTGTTCAATATATAACAACCGGGCAGGTGCCGGTTCAGGTATATATACTACAGGTTCAGGCACAGTTAACATAGCAAACAACCAAATCTACAGCAACAATAATGGAGATGGTACTGGAATATGTGTTAATAGTGGAAACCCTAATATCATAGGTAACAACATCTACAGCAACTATTGGAGAGGTATCTACATCCTTAGTGGAAATGCTGCTATTTCAAACAATAACATCCACAACAACGGCCACGCTACTCGTAGCGGAGATGGTATCCATATTGATGGTGGTAATCCAGTAATTACTGGTAACAACATCAGAAACAATGCAGAAGACGGAATCCATGCAGATCTATTTACAGGAAGTTCAAGTAACCCACTTCAGATCCATTACAACAGCATAGTGGATAATGGAGAATGGGGATTACATGTAATGAACGGAGTCTATGTAAACGCAATCCACAATTGGTGGGGAACCAATGCTCCCAATTATATACGCCAACTCCTTGATCCTTCACACCCTCGTGACATATTCGAACAACGTTTAAGTTTCAGTAGCCAACGTGTTACATGGAATCCATATTTATACCTTAGAATTATGGCAAATACTCCCATATACAACGGAGATACTTCAACTGTCACAGCTTACCTTACAACAGACAACAATAATAACATAGCACCCGGAACTGTTCCAGATGGGACTACAGTAAATATCAGCTTGACTGATGGACCTTATGGAAGCCTTACACTACCATTAACACGAACTACAACTGAAGGTATAGCCACTATACTTTTCACAGCCAACGATCCAAATGCACCACATACACAAACTGTTATGGCAACAGTTGATCATCAATCAGTTACTACTGGAATTTTAATTAATCCTAAAGCACATGTGACCATGACAAAAACAAATAATGGTCCTGTATATGTTGGACAAACCGGTACATTTACAGTAACAATAAGTAATAACGGTCCCAATGATGCTACAGACGTAACAGTCACTGACCCATTTATAACAGGATTTACATACACCCCCTCAATCGGAACATATGACCCTGGAACAGGAATATGGACCATAGGAACATTAGCAAATGGTGCATCAGCAACATTAACCATTACTAAAAACCCAATGGCACCAGGCGATGTAGGAACAATACCCAACACCGCAACAGAAACACAAACAACCTTCAACCCAACACCAATAACACCACAAACATCAAATCTAATCATAAACCCAGTAGCACATGTTACTATGACAAAAACTGGCAATGGACCATTAAACGTTGGTCAGACAGGTATATTCACCATTAATATATACAACAATGGACCTAACGATGCTGAAAATATTCAAGTAACCGATCCAGTGCCTTCTGGTTTCGTTTTAGGTAGTTATTCAATTGGAACTTATGTTGGTAATGTATGGACTATTCCATTACTTGCTAATGGAGCATCTGCAACTTTAACATTTAATAGAGTTATGACATCTGATGATGCAGGTACAACCAAAACCAATACAGCAACTGAAACACAAACAACCTACAACCCAACACCAATAACACCACAAACCGCTACAATATATATAAACAACGCCGTACTATCCATCATTAAAACTGCTGATAAAGAAAGTTATAATGTTGGAAATTCAGCTATTTACAACATCGACGTAAAAAATAACGGCCCGGACACAGCTACAAATGTAGTTGTAACCGATACTTTACAATCTGGATTAACATATGTCAGCTCTACACTAGGTGGAATCTACAACACATTAACACAAACAATAACCTGGAACCTAGCAAGTTTAGCTAGTGGACAACATTTCCTTCCATCATTCACAGCAACTGTGAATACTGGAACACAAGGACAAACCATCACAAACACAGCATCGGCATACAGCGATCAAGTAACAACTCCGGTAATATCAAATCCTGCAGATATAAACGTGAACAAAGCCGTATTATCCATCAGTAAAATATCAGATAAAGCAAAATACAATGTTGGAGACTCAGTTGTCTACAATATAAATGTAACAAACAATGGCCCTGATACAGCCACTAATGTAACCGTAACAGACACATTACCATATGGAATGATCTATGTAAATTCCACAAATGGTGGAATGTGGGATCTTGTTACAAGAACCATTACTTGGACTGTAGGTAACCTTGCAAGTAGTGCTCATTTCATGGCTACCGTCACTGCTACAATTACAGCCTCAGGTGGACAATCCTTGGTGAACACGGCACAGGCCAGTAATGATCAAATGGATTATTCCGTTTCAACAATGTCCAGTATCTATATCAAAAAATGCCAACTTTATGTAAAAGTCATTCCATCCTTTGTCAACACAACAGTAGGAAAAATCTTTACTATTACATACAAAGTGGGTAACAAAGGACCTGATGAGGCAAATAATGTGGTTATGACCTTTGTCATACCTAATGGTTTAGAATTTGTAAGTGCATTCTCTCCAGATAGTGCTCAACCAACTTATGACGCCGCAACCAGAATATTGACCTGGATTATAGGAGATGTGCCTGTTGGAGATCCGATATTAAAATTAAATCTGAAAGCTCTAAAGGTTGGAACCTGTATAGTATCCTCTACATTAGTCAGCAGCACCTATTCTGATCAACCTGTTATTGTATCTGGAGTAACTGTCAATGTTCAAAAGAAAACAAATCCTCATGTCAACCCGGAAAATAACACCATAGGTATGCAAAATACAGGAGCACCTATATTGCCATTGATCTTAGCGGTACTCATGGCAATGGTTGGAATAATACTACCAACAAGGAAAAAATAA